The region CATCGCCGATGGTGCTGTCCGCGGTGCTCACCCGGAACATGCCCTGCACCGGCGCCTCGATCCGCAGCATCTCCTCGACCAGCGGCTCCACCAGCGCCGGGTTCGCCCGCACGCGCTGCGCCAGCTCGGGGTCCCGGGCCAGGTGGAACATCAGCGTGGTGATGGCGTTGGTGGTGGTCTCGTTGCCCGCGACCAGGAACTGCACGAGCATCTGCAGGATCTCGTCCAGCGCCAGCGGCGCCTCGCCGTCCATCCGCGCGGCGACCAGGTCGGTGAGCAGGTCGTCCTGCGGGGTGTGTCGACGGCGCTCCACCTGCTCGGTGAAGTAGTCGTAGAAGGTGTCCACCTCGGCGAAAATCGTGGCGATCTCGTCCTTGGTCTGCCCCACCGCGCCGACCCCGGCGGTGAACGCGTTGGACCAGCGCTTGAACGTGGCCATCTCCGAGGGCGGCACGCCGAGCAGCACCGCGATCACCGTCATCGGCAGCTGGATGGAGAACTGGGAAACCAGTTCCACCGTGCCGTCGGCGAGAAATTCGTCGATGAGTTCACCGGTCACCCGGCGCACGTCGGGCTCCAGTTGCTTGACCCGCTTGGCGCTGAACGCGCCACTGACCAGGGTGCGCTGCCGCTTGTGCAGCGGCGGATCGGTGAACAACAGCACCGGTGACTCGGCGATGCGCAGCCGCCGTTCGGCCTGCCCGCGCAGGTCCGCTGGACTGTCCGGGTCGGCCAGAATCTCCTTGGCCAGCCCCGACACCGAACTGGGGCCGCTGGCCATCGCCGAGGAATAGGTGACCGGGTCGCGCAGCACCTCGATCACGTCGGCGTAGCGGGAGACCACCAACGCGTTGAGCCGTTCGTTGCGGGCCACCGGCGCCTCGCCGCGCAGCACGTCGTAGAGCGGGAACGGGCAGCGCAGCAACGCCGGGTCACCCTCGATCAACCGGCTCAGATCCGCTGGCGTGTAGGGACACTCGGCCACCCCCCGACACTAATCTGCCGGGTACCAAAAGGTCTAGCGCTCATATAAATTGCTCCCGTGACCGACGTCGACGTGCTGGTGCTGGGTTCGGGCGCGGCCGGCCTGGCCGCGGCGCTGTCCGCCCGCGAGTCCGGCGCCGACCGCGTGCTGATCAGCGAGGCGAGCGACGTCGTCGGGGGGTCCTCCCGGCTGTCCGGCGGCATCGTGATGGGTGGCGGCAGCGCGTTGCAGCGCGCGGCGGGCGTCGAGGACTCCGGCGCGGACATGTTCGCCGAATACATGCAGCTGCAGCGGTGGGACGTCGCGGCGGGACCGGTGCGCCGGTTCGCCGAACGCAGTGGGGCGACCATCGACTAGCTGGCCGGGCACGGGGTGCCGTTCTTCCAGCGGCTGATCTTCGGCGGGGACGAGCGCAAACCACGCTCGCACTGCGTGGACGGCGGTGGCCAGGCGCTGGTGGATGCGCTGCGCCGGGCCTGCGAGGCGGCCGGGGTGGACATCGCGTTGGGGCGCCGGGTGGATCGGCTGATCACCCGTCAGGATGGCGGCGTCGCGGTGCTCGGTGCCGCGGTGGCCGGTGACGAGTTGACCGCGGGTGCGGTGGTGGTGGCCACCGGCGGCTTCGGTGCCTCCCGGGCACTGCTCGAGCAGTTCTTCCCGTCCGCCTGGGATCCCCAGCGCACCTGGTATATCGGCCACGACGGCGCGCTGGGCGACGGATTCGCACTCGGCGCGCAGGTGGGCGCGCAGATCGCCGGGGTGGACCGCGGGCTGCGCACCCTGGGCCCCGGCCGCACGTTCATCAACGAGGCGTTCCTACCCGGCTGGACCGTGCTGCTGGACGGCACCGGTCGTCGATTCGCCGACGAGACCGCGCCCTACGGGATCCTCGACGGACTGGTGCGCACCCGCGGCAACCGGGCGATTGTGCTGCTCGACGAGGCCTGCCTGCACCCGCCCGCGGCGCTGCTGACGCGGTACACCGATTGCTACAAGCAGGTCTGGCCCAACCATCCGCCGTTCCGGCCCCGGCACTACCGTCCGGACCTGATGGAAACTCTGCTGGCCGATGGCCGGGCGCACGCCGCGGACGACCCGGCCAAGCTCGCCGAGGCAATCGGTCTCGATCCGGGCGTGCTCATCGGCGAAGTCCAGCGGTACAACGCGAACGCCGACGCCGGCCACGACGCCGACTTCGGCAAGAAGGCGGACTTCCTGCTGCCGCTGCGCACTCCCCCGTTGTACGCGGTGCCGGTGCGCCCGGTGACGGTAAACGTCACGGGTGCCGGGCTGCGGGTGGACGATCGGGCCCGGGTACTCGGCACCGACGGGCGGCCGGTGGCCGGGTTGTTCGCGGCCGGCGAGTGTGTGGGTGGACTGCTCGGCCCGGTGTACATGGGCAGCGGCAATTCCCTGGGCCTGGCCGTGGGCATGGGCCGCATCGCCGGCGAGGAGGCGGTCGCTCATGCATGAGCAACCGCAGATGACCGTCACCTGCGCGTTGGGCAGCACCGCCGGCTGCGTCACCAAACTCGCCGAATTCCGCGCCGCCGGCGCGGACGAGGTGGTCACCTACGGCAGCACCCCCGGCCAGAACGCCGGCCTGCTCGCTGCCTGGCGGGCCCGATGACCTTCGCCGCACTGCACGCCGCACAGCGCCCCGACGAGATCGCGTTGCGTGGCCCCGACATGGATCTGACGTGGGGTCAGGTCGACGCCTGGCTGCGCCGGGCGGTGACCACGCTGCTGCGACTGGACCTCGGGCCGGCCCGGCGGGTGGCCATCGTCGCGGAGAACAGTGGGGCCACCCTGCTCACCTACGTGGCGGCCACCCTGGCCGGCGTCTCCGCAGTGGCCACGAACTTCCACCTGGAGCCCGCGGAGCTGGCGTTCGTACTACGCGACTCCGGCGCGGCTGTGCTGCTCACCGACCCGGCCACCGCGGACCGGGCCCGCGCGGGCGCCGAGCGGGCCGGGGTGACCCCGGTGATCGAGGACCTGGGCGTCACCGGGGACGACCCCGAACCGCCCACCGATCACCCGCCGCTGCCCACTCTGGTCTACACCTCCGGCAGCACCGGGCGACCCAAGGGCGTGCGGTTGCCACCGACCAGTTGGGTCGGCGGGGCGGACATCGTCGAACACGTGCAGAAGCTGTCCGGCAGCACCACGATCCCGCACGGCCGGCATCTGGTGTCCGGGCCGATGTATCACGCCGGACCGTTGGCGGGCACCCGGTTGTTCCTCGGCGGTGCGGCCACCACCGTGCTGCACCGCTTCGACGCCCACGCATGGTTGACGGCCGTGCAACGCGACCACATCGGTTCCACGATCATGGTGCCCACCCACTTCCAACGCCTGCTGGCGCTGCCCGCCGCGGAGCGCGCGCGTTACGACACCTCCAGCCTGCGGTTCGTGTTGCAGGTCGGTGCGAAGTGCCCGATCGAGGTGAAGCGGGCGATGATCGACTGGCTGGGCGAGGTGCACTGGGAGAGCTACGGCGCCAGCGAGGTCGGCACCACCTGCCTGATCGGCACCGCGGAATGGCTGCAGCGGCCCGGCTCGGTGGGCCGGGCCATCCCACCGTTCGAGGCGTTCGTGCTCGACGAGGACGGTCGACCGGTGCCGCCCGGCACCCGCGGCCGGCTGTACTTCCGTGACACCTCCGGGTACGGCATGCGCTACCTGCACGGGGGCGTCGACGACCCGTTCGCCGGACCGGGCGAGTTCACCCTCGGCGAGATCGGGGTGATGGACGAGGCGGGCTACGTGTGGATCACCGATCGGTTCGCGGATCTGGTGGTCACCGGCGGGGTGAACATCTACCCGGCCGAGGCCGAGGCCGTGCTGGCCGCGCACCCGGCGGTCAACGAGGTCGTGTGCATCGGCGTGCCGCACCCCGACCTCGGCGAGCAACTGCTCGCCCTGGTCGGGCCCGCCGACCCGGCCACGCCGCCCGACCCCGACGAGCTACTCGCCCACTGCCGCGCGAACCTCACGCTCTATAAGTGCCCGCGCGAGCTGACCGTCGTGGAATCGCTGGCCCGTACCCCGGTCGGCAAGATCGACAAGCGCACCATCCGCGCGCCCTACTGGGCGTCAGCCTGATTGAGCCGCCTGGAAGAACGGCACGGTGGCGATGGTCAGCCCGCCGTCCACCGGGATCACCTGACCGGTCACATACGCCGCGGCCGGTGAGGCCAGCCAGCAGATCACCGCGGCCACGTCCGCTGCCTGCCCGGAGCGGCCCAACGGGATCAGCGCGTTGGTGCGGGCCTCGCGGGCCGGGTCGGTCTGCCGGTCGGCGGTCATCTCGGTACTGATCCGACCCGGCGCCACCGCGTTGACCCGGATCCCGCGCGGCGCCAGCTCCAGCGCGGCGGCCTGCGTGTAGGACACCACCGCGGCCTTGCTCATCGAGTACACCCCGGTGCCCGGCACCGGCATGAAGGCCGACATCGACGCCAGGTTCACCACCGCGCCACCGGCCCCGGCCAAGGCCTCGGTGCAGGCCCGGGTCATCAGCACCGGACCGAGCACATTCACGTCCATCACCGTGCGGTAGTCCGCGATGCTCATCTCGGCGAGCGTCCCGCCGCGCACGATGCCCGCGTTGTTCACCAAAACGTCCAGCGTGGACAGCCCGGCGGCGCAGGCGCCGACCGAATCCGGATCGGTCACGTCCAAGGTCACGGCCTTGGCGCCGATGGACGCCGCGGCCTCGGCGGCGACATCGCCGTTCACGTCACCGATGATGACCTCGTGACCCGCCGCGACCAATGCCCGCGCGGTGGCCAGCCCGATGCCGCGCGCGGCCCCGGTGACCAACGCGGTCACTGCGCCACTCCGACGTATTCCGCGGCGATGGCGTCCGCGTCGACCTCGGAAACC is a window of Sporichthyaceae bacterium DNA encoding:
- a CDS encoding cytochrome P450 produces the protein MAECPYTPADLSRLIEGDPALLRCPFPLYDVLRGEAPVARNERLNALVVSRYADVIEVLRDPVTYSSAMASGPSSVSGLAKEILADPDSPADLRGQAERRLRIAESPVLLFTDPPLHKRQRTLVSGAFSAKRVKQLEPDVRRVTGELIDEFLADGTVELVSQFSIQLPMTVIAVLLGVPPSEMATFKRWSNAFTAGVGAVGQTKDEIATIFAEVDTFYDYFTEQVERRRHTPQDDLLTDLVAARMDGEAPLALDEILQMLVQFLVAGNETTTNAITTLMFHLARDPELAQRVRANPALVEPLVEEMLRIEAPVQGMFRVSTADSTIGDVQVPAGSLLWLVYGSANRDPEAFTDAGALDLDAERAPHLTFARFEHFCLGASIARLELRVAAELLLARLDDIRLACAPEALTYHRSFVLRGVSALPLEFTARG
- a CDS encoding AMP-binding protein gives rise to the protein MTFAALHAAQRPDEIALRGPDMDLTWGQVDAWLRRAVTTLLRLDLGPARRVAIVAENSGATLLTYVAATLAGVSAVATNFHLEPAELAFVLRDSGAAVLLTDPATADRARAGAERAGVTPVIEDLGVTGDDPEPPTDHPPLPTLVYTSGSTGRPKGVRLPPTSWVGGADIVEHVQKLSGSTTIPHGRHLVSGPMYHAGPLAGTRLFLGGAATTVLHRFDAHAWLTAVQRDHIGSTIMVPTHFQRLLALPAAERARYDTSSLRFVLQVGAKCPIEVKRAMIDWLGEVHWESYGASEVGTTCLIGTAEWLQRPGSVGRAIPPFEAFVLDEDGRPVPPGTRGRLYFRDTSGYGMRYLHGGVDDPFAGPGEFTLGEIGVMDEAGYVWITDRFADLVVTGGVNIYPAEAEAVLAAHPAVNEVVCIGVPHPDLGEQLLALVGPADPATPPDPDELLAHCRANLTLYKCPRELTVVESLARTPVGKIDKRTIRAPYWASA
- a CDS encoding SDR family oxidoreductase, which translates into the protein MTALVTGAARGIGLATARALVAAGHEVIIGDVNGDVAAEAAASIGAKAVTLDVTDPDSVGACAAGLSTLDVLVNNAGIVRGGTLAEMSIADYRTVMDVNVLGPVLMTRACTEALAGAGGAVVNLASMSAFMPVPGTGVYSMSKAAVVSYTQAAALELAPRGIRVNAVAPGRISTEMTADRQTDPAREARTNALIPLGRSGQAADVAAVICWLASPAAAYVTGQVIPVDGGLTIATVPFFQAAQSG